The Streptomyces sp. NBC_01268 genome segment CGTCTGGAACCAGTCGGACGGCAGCAAGGTCACGCTGCCCTTCCGCCCGACCAGCGACAAGCTGGGCATGGAGTACCTCCAGGGCCTCAACCACGACTGGCAGGGCGGCCAGAGCGCCTTCAACAAGGGCAAGTACGACAACTGGATCCCGGCCAAGACCAAGGCCACGATGGCCCACCTCACCCGCGAGGACATCCCGTTCCACTACGCGCTCGCCGACGCGTTCACCATCTGCGACGCGTACCACTGTTCGTTCATCGGGGCGACGGACCCCAACCGGTACTACATGTGGACCGGTTACGTCGGCAACGACGGCACGGGCGGCGGCCCCGTCCTCAACAACGCCGAGGCGGGCTACGGCTGGACCACCTACCCCGAGCGCCTGGAGGCGGCGGGCGTGTCCTGGAAGATCTACCAGGACATCGGCGACGGCCTGAACGCGGCCGGCTCGTGGGGCTGGATCAACGACGCGTTCCGCGGCAACTACGGCGACAACTCGCTGCTCTACTTCAACACCTACCGCAACGCGCAGCCCGGCAACCCGCTCTACGACAAGGCCCGCACCGGCACGAACGCGAAGGCGGGCGAGGGCTACTTCGACAAGCTGCGCGCCGACGTCCAGTCCGGCGGCCTCCCCCAGATCTCCTGGATCGCCGCCCCCGAGGCCTTCTCGGAGCACGCGAACTGGCCCTCGAACTACGGCGCCTGGTACATCGCGCAGGTCCTGGACGCGCTGACCTCGAACCCGGACGTGTGGGCGAAGACGGCCCTGTTCATCACGTACGACGAGAACGACGGCTTCTTCGACCACGTGGTCCCGCCGTACGCGCCGGGCTCGGCCGCCCAGGGCCTCTCGACGACCCCCACCACCCTCGACTACTTCGGCGGCAAGGTGGGCTACGCGGCCGGCCCCTACGGCCTGGGCCCGCGCGTCCCGATGCTGGTCGTCTCCCCCTGGTCCACCGGCGGCTACACCTGCTCGGAGACCTTCGACCACACGTCGATCATCCGCTTCATGGAGTCCCGCTTCGGCGTCCAGGAGCCCCACATCACCCCCTGGCGCCGCGCGGTCTGCGGCGACCTGACCTCGGCGTTCGACTTCACCCGCACGAACACCCAGTCCGCCCAGCTCCCGCCGACCGCGGGCTACTACCCGCCGGACAAGAACCGCCACTCCGACTTCCTGGCCACCGCCCCGGCGGTCGGCACGATGCCCCGCCAGGAACCGGGCACGAAGCCCACCCGTCCCCTCCGCTACGCCCCGTACGTGGACGGCGCGGCGGACACCACGGCCGGCACGTACCGCCTCACCTTCAGCGGCGGCCCGTCGGCGGGCGCCCAGTTCTACGTGACGTCGGCGAACCGCACGGACGCACCGTGGACCTACACGACGGAACCGAACAAGTCCATCGCGGACACCTGGAACACGAAGTACAGCAAGACCCTCACGGACCTGACGGTCCACGGCCCCAACGGCTTCCTCCGCCGCTTCCGCTCCCCCGGCAAGACGGCGGTCCCGGAGGTGACGGCCCGCCACAACGCGACGACGGGCAACCTGGACCTGACCCTGACGAACGGGACGTCCACGGACGCGACCCTGACTCTCACCAACGCGTACGCGGGCCAGCCGCTGACGGTGACGGTCCCGAAGAACTCGACGGTCACCCGCACCGTGGACCTGACCGGCTCCTCCCGCTGGTACGACGTGACGATCACGTCCTCGTCGAACACGGACTTCCTCCGCCGCCTGGCCGGCCACGTGGAAACGGGCGCGGCGGGCGTGTCGGACCCGGGCATCCTGACGTACTGATGTGAGCCCGCCCCGGCACCGCTCGTACGGTGCCGGGGCGGCAGACATAGGAAGCAGGTAGGGCAGCCCGCCCTAGAAGATCTTCTTCCCTCCCTCGAAGAGCTTCTTGTGGTACAGCGCGAAGTACCCGCCCAGGTCCCCGCTGGTGACGCTGAATCCGCGCACGGTCTCGTCGTCCGTCGTGAAGGCGCAGAACACCGTCTTCTCATCGAGTACGGCGATGCTCAGCGCGTCCACCTGGGAGATGGCGCGGGTGTCGTGCAGTTGGATCGAGTGGAGCCGGTACTTCCCGTTCTTGACCGACTTCGCCTGCTCCCGCTGCTCCTCGACCCACTCGTGCATGGCGTCGGTCTGCGGTTCGGCCATGACCCGCAGGAGCGCGCGGTCGGAGCCGGCGTTGGCCCATGTGACGCAGGCCTTGAAGTAGTCCTTGGCGGCCCGTTCGTTCCCGGGCGGGACCCGCCGGAAGTAGCTGGAACGCACCTCGTCGGTGGTGTCCTTGAGCGCGGTCTTCAGCGCTCCGTAGAACTCCCTCCCGTTCTTGTAGTGGGTGACCGAGGACGCGGACGCGATGATCGCGTCGACCTTCTCCTCCACGCTCTTCTGCTGCTTCTGGACGAGGTCGAGGCGCTGGAAGACCAGCCCGGCCAGGAGGAGCGCCACCGGCGCCGCCCAGCCGTCAGCGGTCCAGGCCGCCGTGAACACGTTGCGGAGAGTGAGGATCGCGGCCCCGATGAGCGGGATCCACACGGTGACGACGGACGTCACCTTCTCCGCAGTGCGACTTACCTTCGCTTTCACCACAGACTCCCTACTGTGATCGGGCGATGGCTGCCCTGGGACGCAAACTACGCGCGTAGCCGCCCCCAGGGACAGGGGTGTCCACACCCCAAGACGTCGACGGGAGGGGGTGGGTTGCAGTGACCCCGTAGGGTGAGTCGCCGTGAGCGAATGGCAGATATCCGATGAGGCGGGCGGCGTGCTCGCCGCGCGCTGGTGGCAGTGGGCGTTGTCGGCGCCCGACGAGGTCAGCCCGGTCGCGGACGAGACCGGGGAGCACGCGGGGTGGCGTCAGCCGGAGGACCTGTGGTTCCTCGCCGGGACGTACGGCGGGCGGGTCGAGCGGCGTTGCGAGCTGCCGGCCGGGCGGCGGGTGTTCTTCCCCGTGCTCAACATCCAGCACACGAAGCTGTTCTCGCGGAAGCCGATGAGCCTGGACGTCACGCGGGCGACGGCTCACCTGAACGGCGTTCCGCTTCCGCTCAAGGAGTTCGTCGCGCCGCCGTTCCGGGTGGGGCTGCGGATGCATCTCGCCTGGGGACTCTGGACGGGGCTCGCGCCCCTGACGCCGGGGCAGTACGTGCTGGAGATCAAGGGGGAGACGGCGGAGGGGTTCTGGGTCGACACGACCTATCACCTGACCGCCGTCGGCGACTGACCACGGGCGGGGCTGAGGGGGCCTCGGCGGACGGCGACTGACCACGGGCGGGGCCAAGGGGGTGGCACCAAGGGGACGTCGGCGGACGGCTGTTGCCGAGGCGGCGTTCCGGGCCGCGCGCAAGCGGCTGCCTGACGCGCGGGGCGTATGGCGCGCGACGCCCGGAGTGGGAGGCGGTCCCGGCCACCTGGGAGGATGTCCGGCGATCACGCGCCTACAGATCAGGGGGACATGCAGGTGCCTTCCGTCACGCCGCCGCCCAGGCCGTCCTATGCGCCCTCGGCGCCGGCGTCGCCGCGCGACTCCCCGCCGCTGCGGAACAGGACCACGTGGGTCACCGTCGTCGTACTGCCGCTCGTCGGCGCACTGGTGCTCTGGCTCGCCCAAGGCGGACTGTCCTGGGTGGCGGAGAAGATCTCCGGTCCGGCCGGTCTCACCGTCTTCGACGGGGGGATCGGCGGCTGCGTACCCCGGTACGTCGACGCGTCGCTGGAGGACCTGAAGCGGGAGCCGGACGCCGCCGACAAGGGCGTGCCCGTCCACGGCGCCCGGAGCGAACCCGTCGAGCTGCCGCTGACGCTGCAGGCGAAGACGTCGCAGGCCGTCGTCGTCACCGGTGTGCGGATCACCCTGCTCTCGGCGAAGGCCGTCCCCCGCACCGGAGTCGTCGTCGAGCCCGACGGCTGCGGGGCCCTCATGACGCCGCGAGCCTTCGACGTCGCCCTCACCGTCACGCCCACGCCCGTCGCCGAGCCGGTGCCCGGCAAGAACGGGGCGGTGGCCGACTTCCCCTTCAAGGTCTCCGACAGCGACCCGGAGGTGCTCACCCTCCGATTCGACCCGGGCTCCCAGGACGTGCGCTTCACCGTGGAAGTGGAATGGGTGGCCGACGGGGAGTACGGCAGCAAGGTCCTGGACAACAGGGGGCTCGGGTACCGGGTCATGGCCAGGGGCGGTCTGCCCCTCCACCCGCACGCGGCGCTCTACAGGTAGGCCACCACGCGGCGGCGCGGGCGCATCCGTACGTACATTCGTGGGATCCCGGCGTGTCGCTCCTGTGACGCGTATCACCGGTGGGGCACCGTGGACGCAGGGCTGGCAAAACCTTCCTGCGGCCACGGGCAGTGGTGGGGCGGGTGGGACTCGAACCCACGGCCGACGGATTATGAGTCCGCTGCTCTAACCGGCTGAGCTACCGCCCCGAACACCACGGCGCGTACAAGTGTGCGCGCCGTCTGCCGCAGCATAGCCGCTCATACGATCTCCTGCTCCGGATGGTCGGCCATGCTCGATCTAGAGGACTCCGGGGGCGAGCCGGTGGTTCCCGGGGAAACGAAAAAGGACCCCGTAGGGTCCTCTTCCGCTCTGCTCCCCCGACTGGACTCGAACCAGTAACCCTCCGGTTAACAGCCGAATGCTCTGCCAATTGAGCTACAGGGGATCGCGCTCCCCCGACTGGACTCGAACCAGTAACCTGCCGGTTAACAGCCGGCTGCTCTGCCAATTGAGCTACAGGGGATTGCTGCGTTGCGACGAACGGATCCACCTCCGGCCTTGCCGGGGGGCGGTCGCTCGCTGCGAGACATAGATTAGCGCAAGCAGGGGGGTGCTCCGCCAATCGGTATCCCCAGGGCGCTCCAGGGAAGGGTCACAGCCGTGCGGTACAAGCTGATCTTCGTCGCGGGACTGGCCGTCGGGTTCGTGATCGGGACCCGCGCCGGGCGCGAGCAGTACGAGCGGATGAAGAAGTCCGCGCAGGCCGTCGCGCAGAACCCGGCCGTGCGCAACGCGGCCGAGTCCGCCGCCCAGACCGGGCGCCAGGTGGCCGGGAAGGCGCTGCACGCCGTCGGCGACCAGGCGCAGAAGATCCGGTCGCGGCGCGACCACGACGGCCAGTTCTCCGTGTACGAGGAGGACGACTGGGGCACGAGCAACACCTGAACCCGGCACGGCCCCGCGTACGGCAGAATCATGTGCCATGGGGATAGTCGCCGGACTCGACAGCTCTTCGGACTCCACGCGCATCGTCGTGTGCGACGCGGACACGGGCGCCGTGCTGCGGCAGGGCCATGCCGCGCACCCCGTCGAACCCAAGGCCACCGACGTCGATCCGCAGGCCTGGCTGCTCTCCCTCGGTGAGGCCGCGACCGGCGGCCTGCTCGAAGGCGTCGAGGCCATCGGGGTCGCCGCGCAGCAGCACGGCCTCGTCCCGCTCGACCCGCAGGGCGCCCTCGTGCGGCCCGCGCTGGTCGGCAACGACAAGCGGGCCCAGGTCGCCGCCGCCGACCTCGTCGAAGGTCTCGGCGGGCGTTCCGCCTGGGCCGAGGCCGTCGGGGTCGTCCCGCACTCCGGGCTGCCGCTCGCCAAGCTGCGCTGGCTCGCCCGCAACGAGCCCGAGCACGCCCAGCGGGTCGCCATGCTCCTCCAGCCGCACGACTGGCTGGTCTGGCAGCTGCTCGGCCGCCCCGCCCGTCGCACCACCGACCGCGGCGCCGCCTCCACCACCGGCTACTGGTCCGCCCGCGGCAACACCTACCGCCCCGACCTGGTCGAGCTCGCGCTCGGGCACCAGGCCGTGCTCCCGGAGGTGCTCGGCCCCGCCGAGGCCGCCGGCACCACGCCCGAGGGCCTGCTGATCTCCGCCGGTACGGGGGAGACGATGGCCGCCGCCCTCGGGCTCGGCCTCGGCACCGGCGACGCGGTGGTCTCCCTCGGCGCCTCCGGTTCCGTCATGGCCGTCCACCACGAGGCCCTCTCCGACCCGGCCGGCGCGATCACCTCGTACGCCGACGCCACCGGCATGCACCTGCCCGTCGTGCACACCTCGAACGCCGTACGGGCGCTGCGGGGCACCGCCGAGCTGCTGGGCGTGGAGTCCCTGGACGAGCTCTCCGCGCTCGCCCTCGCCTCCACCCCCGGCTCCTCCGGGCTCGTCCTGCTGCCCTACCTGGAGGGCGAGCGCACCCCGAGCCTGCCGCACACCGCCGGCACCCTCTCCGGGCTGCGCCGCGAGTCGATGAAGCCCGAGCACCTGGCCCGTGCCTCCTTCGAGGGCATGCTCTGCTCCCTCGCCGACGCCATGGACGTGCTCCGCGGCCGGGGCGTCGAGGTGCGGCGGGTGTTCCTGCTCGGCGCGGCGGCGGGGCTGCCCGCCGTCCAGGCCATCGCGCCCGCGCTGTTCGGCGCGCAGGTCGTCGTCCCCCAGCCGGCCGACTACGCGGCGCTCGGCGCGGCCCGGCAGGCCGCCTGGGCCCTCGGCGTGTCCCGGGGCACCCTCACCCCCACCGCTCCCCCGGCCTGGCAGGGCGCCGCCGCCCAGGTGTTCGAGCCGGGCGAGGACCTGGCCGTCGGCCAGGCCGTGCGCCAGCAGTACGTCGCCACCCGCGAGCAGATCCACCCGGGGGCCTTCGGGGGCTGAGGCGGGAGCCGTTGAGGGGATGACGCCGCCCGGGCCTCGCGCCCCCGGCGCCCCCGCTTCGTAAAGACTTCCCCAGGCCTGGGCCCGGGCCTCGAAACCCAGTCGTAACGCCGCAGCGGCGCGGGCGATAGTAGAACCCGTGCTCATAAGACTTCTCCGAACCCACCTACGGCCGTACAGAAAACCCATCGCCCTGCTCGTGGTGCTGCAGCTGCTGCAGACCAGCGCCACGCTCTACCTGCCGACCCTGAACGCCGACATCATCGACAACGGTGTCGTGAACGGGGACACCGGCTACATCCTGCGGTTCGGCGCGCTGATGATCGGCGTGTCCGTGATCCAGGTCGTCTGCAACATCGGGGCCGTCTACTTCGGGGCGCGCACCGCTTCCGCGCTCGGGCGGGACGTGCGGGCCGCGGTCTTCGACCGGGTGCAGTCGTTCTCGTCCCGCGAGGTCGGGCACTTCGGCGCGCCGTCGCTGATCACCCGGACGACCAACGACGTCCAGCAGGTCCAGATGCTGGTCCTGATGGCGTTCACCCTGATGGTGTCCGCGCCGATCATGTGCGTCGGCGGCATCGTCATGGCGCTCGGTCAGGACGTGCCGCTGTCGGCGGTGCTGCTCGCAGTGGTGCCGGTGCTCGGCATCGCCGTCTCGCTGATCGTGCGGAAGATGCGGCCGCTGTTCCGCACCATGCAGACCCGCCTCGACACGGTGAACCGGGTGCTGCGCGAGCAGATCAGCGGCAACCGGGTCATCCGGGCCTTCGTGAAGGACGACTACGAGCGCGAGCGCTTCAAGGGCTCGAACGCCGAGCTGACCGAGGTGTCGATGTCCACCGGGCGGCTCATGGCGCTCATGTTCCCGACCGTGATGACGGTCGTGAACGTGTCGTCGATCGCCGTCGTCTGGTTCGGCGCCCACCGCATCGACAGCGGCGGGATGGAGATCGGCGCGCTGACCGCCTTCCTCGCCTATCTGATGCAGATCGTGATGGCGGTCATGATGGCCACCTTCATGTTCATGATGGTCCCGCGGGCCGAGGTGTGCGCCGAGCGCATCGAGGAGGTCCTGGCGACCGAGTCCAGCGTGGTCCCGCCGGCGGCGCCGGTGACGACGCTGCGGCAGCGCGGGCACCTGGAGGTCAGGAGCGCGGACTTCCGGTACCCGGGCGCCGAGGAGTCGGTGCTCAAGGACGTCGGACTGGTCGCCCGGCCGGGCGAGACGACCGCGATCATCGGTTCGACCGGCAGCGGCAAGTCGACGCTGCTGGGGCTGGTGCCGCGCCTGTTCGACGTGACGGGCGGCGAGGTGCTGGTCGACGGCGTCGACGTGCGGGAGCTCGACCCGACGCTGATGGCGAGGACGGTCGGCCTCGTCCCGCAGAAGCCGTACCTGTTCTCCGGGACGGTCGCGACCAACCTGCGGTACGGGAAGCCGGACGCCACCGACGAGGAGCTGTGGCACGCCCTGGAGGTCGCCCAGGCCGCCGACTTCGTGAAGAAGCTGGAGGCCGGGCTGAACGCGCCGATCGCGCAGGGCGGCACGAACGTGTCGGGCGGTCAGCGGCAGCGGCTCGCGATCGCGCGGACGCTGGTGCAGCGGCCCGAGATCTACCTGTTCGACGACTCGTTCTCGGCGCTCGACTACGAGACGGACGCCCTGCTGCGGGCGGCGCTCTCCGCGGAGACCTCCGACGCGACGGTGGTCATCGTCGCGCAGCGCGTGTCGACCATCCGGGAGGCCGACCGGATCGTGGTCCTCGACGAGGGCCGGGTCGTGGGCACCGGACGGCACCACGAGCTGATGGCGGAGAACGAGACGTACCGGGAGATCGTGCTCTCCCAGCTGACCGAGGCGGAGGCGGCCTGATGGCGGGTCCACGTATGCCCATGGCCGGCGGTGGTCCCGACCAGCGCTCCATGGACTTCAAGGGCTCCGGGAAGCGGCTGCTCAAGCAGCTGGCGCCGGAGCGGAGCTCGCTGTGGGTGATGCTCGTCGCCGGCGTGCTGTCGGTGGCGGCCTCGGTGGTCGGGCCGAAGATCCTCGGCCGGGCGACCGACCTGATCTTCGCGGGCGTGGTCGGGCGGCAGATGCCCGAGGGCGCCACGAAGGAGCAGGCGCTCGCGGGGCTGCGCGCCAAGGGCGACTCCGGGATGGCGGACATGCTGTCCGGAGTGGACTTCACCCCGGGCCAGGGCATCGACTTCACGGCGGTCGGCGAGGTCCTCGGACTGGTGCTCGTCGTGTACGTGCTGGCGGGCCTGCTGATGCTGGTCTCCACGCGCATGTCGATCAAGGTGATCAACCGGACCGTGTACCGGATGCGCGAGGACGTGCAGACGAAGCTGGCGCGGCTGCCGCTGTCGTACTTCGACAAGGCGAAGCGCGGCGAGGTGCTGTCCCGGGCGACCAACGACATCGACAACATCTCGCAGACCCTCCAGCAGTCGATGGGCCAGCTGATCAACTCGCTGCTCACGATCGTCGGCGTGCTCGCGATGATGTTCTGGATCTCGCCGCTGCTCGCCCTGGTGGCGCTGGTGACGGTGCCGGTGTCGGTCGTGGTGGCCACGAAGATCGGCAAGCGGTCGCAGCCGCACTTCGTGCAGCAGTGGAAGTCCACGGGCAAGCTGAACGCCCATGTGGAGGAGATGTACAGCGGCCACACGCTGGTGAAGGTCTTCGGCCGGCAGGAGGAGTCCGGGAAGGACTTCCACGAGCAGAACGAGGCGCTGTACGAGGCCGGGTTCAAGGCCCAGTTCAACAGCGGCGTGATGCAGCCGGTGATGATGTTCGTCTCGAACCTGAACTACGTCCTGGTGGCCGTGGTGGGCGGTCTGCGGGTGGCGAGCGGCAGCCTGTCCATCGGTGACGTGCAGGCCTTCATCCAGTACTCCCGGCAGTTCTCGATGCCGCTGACCCAGGTCGCCTCGATGGCGAACCTGGTGCAGTCGGGTGTCGCCTCGGCCGAGCGGATCTTCGAGCTGCTCGACGCGGAGGAGCAGGCGCCGGACACCCCGGTCAGCGAGCACCCGGCCGACCTCAAGGGCAAGGTCGCGCTGGAGGGCGTGTCCTTCCGCTACGAGGCGGACAAGCCGCTCATCGAGGACCTGTCGCTCGCGGTGGAGCCGGGCCAGACGGTCGCGATCGTCGGCCCGACGGGCGCGGGCAAGACGACGCTGGTGAACCTGCTGATGCGGTTCTACGAGGTGACCGGCGGCCGGATCACCCTCGACGGCGTCGACATCGCGAAGATGGCCCGCGAGGACCTGCGGGCCGGGATCGGCATGGTCCTCCAGGATACCTGGCTCTTCGGCGGCACCATCGCCGAGAACATCGCGTACGGCACGACGCGCGAGGTGAGCCGGGCGGAGATCGAGGAGGCGGCGCGGGCCGCGCACGCCGACCGTTTCATCCGCACCCTGCCCGAGGGGTACGACACGGTCATCGACGACGAGGGCGCGGGCGTCAGCGCCGGCGAGAAGCAGCTGATCACCATCGCGCGGGCGTTCCTGTCCGACCCGGTGATCCTGGTCCTCGACGAGGCGACCAGCTCGGTCGACACCCGTACCGAGGTGCTGATCCAGAAGGCGATGGCGCGGCTCGCCCACGGGCGGACCTCGTTCGTGATCGCGCACCGGCTCTCCACCATCCGGGACGCGGACGTGATCCTGGTGATGGAGAACGGCTCGATCGTGGAACAGGGCACGCACGGGGAGCTGTTGGACTCCGGCGGCGCGTACGCCCGCCTGTACGCGGCCCAGTTCGCGCAGGCGGTCGCCGAAGTCGACTGACCGGCGGCCTCGTCGCCGAGCACACCCCCATGGCCCATGCCGCACGACGCGCGGCATGGGCCATGGGCGTCCTCGGCCGGGGGCGGCTAGTCGAGATAGCCGCGCAACTGGTCCGCGTAGGCGTGGTCGCGCAGTTTGTTGAGGGTCTTGGACTCGATCTGGCGGATGCGTTCGCGCGTCACGCCGAAGAGCTGTCCGATCTCCTCCAGGGTGCGGGGCCTGCCGTCGTCGAGGCCGTAGCGCAGCTGGACGACCTTGCGTTCGCGTTCGCCGAGGGTGGAGAGGACGGCCTCCAGGTGTTCGCGCAGCAGCAGGAAGGCGGCGGACTCGACGGGGGACGCGGCGTCGCCGTCCTCGATGAGGTCGCCGAGCGCGACGTCCTCCTCCTCGCCGACGGGGGCGTGCAGCGAGACCGGTTCCTGGGCGAGCCGCAGCACCTCGCCGACCCGCTCGGGGGCGAGGTCGAGCTGGGCGGCGACCTCCTCGGCGGTGGGCTCGTAGCCGCGTTCCTGGAGCATCCGGCGCTGGACGCGGATGACCCGGTTGATGAGCTCGACGACGTGCACGGGGACGCGGATGGTCCGGGCCTGGTCGGCGAGGGCCCGGGACATCGCCTGGCGGATCCACCAGGTCGCGTACGTGGAGAACTTGTAGCCGCGCGCGTAGTCGAACTTCTCGACGGCCCTGATCAGGCCCAGGTTGCCCTCCTGGACCAGGTCGAGCATGGTCAGGCCGCGGCCCACGTACCGCTTGGCGACGGAGACGACGAGCCGCAGGTTGGCCTCGATGAGCCGGCGTTTGGCGATCCGGCCGAGCACCACGAGCCGGTCCAGGTCGAGGGCCAGCAGGGTGTCCAGGTCGGGGGTGTTGGCCAGCTTCTCCTCGGCGAACAGACCGGCCTCGACCCGGCGGGCGAGTTCGACCTCCTCGGCCGCGGTGAGCAGCGGGACGCGGCCTATCTCCCGCAGGTACTGCCGGAAGAGGTCGGAGGAGGGCCCGCTGCCGCCGGGGTCGGCGCGGCGGCGCTGGGGAGGGACTTCGGGTTCCTGTTCGGCGGCGCCGAGTTCGGCCGGAGAGGGGTCCTGGGGCACGGTGACGGTCTGGGTCTGCACGGGGGGCGACCTCCGGGGTGGGTGATCGCTGCCGGTTCGGGGGCGTGACGGCAGCGGGACTGCACCGTCACCCAGTGTGGGGTACGACACATCGCCGCCACGAGGGGCGTGCGGTGACTTTTTGAGTCCGGTACGTGACCGAACGTGTGTCAGAGCGCCGTGGCCCCGTGGTTGCGCAGCGACTGCCCGTACTGGGTGAGCACCCACAGCTCGTTCTGCACGGCCGCCAGCTGTGCCGGGTCGCCCTGGGCGCCGAGGCGGGCCAGGGTGCCCTGGACGTCGCGGATGCGCCGGTCGACGGCGCGCAGCCGGACGGTGACGAGCTGGTCGCCGGCGTAGGCCTCGTCGACGGTCCTGGCGAAGATGGTCTCGACGGCGAGCTCGGTGACGAGCGCGCGGACGGTGTCGTCGGGCGCGGCCTCGCGGACCGTGTCGAGGTAGTCGGAGGGGGCGTCGGTGGCGCCGCCCGCGTCCTGGACGCACTGGCGGACGGCCGCGTAGGGCGCGGCGGTGAACTCGTCGATCCCGTAGGCGTCGAAGGCCGGGGAGACCAGCTCAGGACGCTGGAGGGCCAGCTTGAGCAGCTCGCGCTCGGTGCGGTGGGCGGGGCTGCGGAGGTTGAGCGCGGGTCCCGCGGGGGCGGCGGGGGCCTGGACCTCGCCGTAGGTGCGCCGCTGCCGGGCGCCGTCGCGGCCGGGGGTCTGGTCCTTGCCGCCGCCGCGCTGCCAGCGGGCGATCTGGGCGACCCGGCGGACGACGAACTGGGTGTCGAGGATGCCGAGCATGCCGGCGAGCTGGACGGCGACCTCGTGCTGCGAGGCGACGTTCTTGATCCGGGCGACGATCGGGGCGGCCTCGTCGAGGGCGGCGGCCCGGCCGGAGGGGATCTCCAGGTCGTAGCGGTTCACGATCTGGCGGAGCGCGAACTCGAAGAGCGGGGTGCGCGGCTGGACGAGGTCGGCGACGGCCTCGTCGCCCTTGGCGAGGCGCAGGTCGCAGGGGTCCATGCCGTCGGGGGCGATGGCGATGTACGTCTCGGCGGCGAACTTCTGGTCGTCCTCGAAGGCGCGCAGGGCGGCCTTCTGGCCGGCGGCGTCGCCGTCGAAGGTGAAGATGACGCGGGCCGAGCCGTTGTCCATGAGGAGGCGGCGCAGGATCTTGATGTGCTCGCCGCCGAAGGCGGTGCCGCAGGTGGCGATGGCGGTGGTGACGCCGGCCAGGTGGCAGGCCATGACGTCGGTGTAGCCCTCCACGACGACGGCG includes the following:
- a CDS encoding phosphocholine-specific phospholipase C is translated as MADLNRRRFLQLAGGTAAFTMLSDSIARAASIPAQGSTGTIQDIEHIVVLMQENRSFDHYFGAMKGVRGFGDPRPVTLPSGKSVWNQSDGSKVTLPFRPTSDKLGMEYLQGLNHDWQGGQSAFNKGKYDNWIPAKTKATMAHLTREDIPFHYALADAFTICDAYHCSFIGATDPNRYYMWTGYVGNDGTGGGPVLNNAEAGYGWTTYPERLEAAGVSWKIYQDIGDGLNAAGSWGWINDAFRGNYGDNSLLYFNTYRNAQPGNPLYDKARTGTNAKAGEGYFDKLRADVQSGGLPQISWIAAPEAFSEHANWPSNYGAWYIAQVLDALTSNPDVWAKTALFITYDENDGFFDHVVPPYAPGSAAQGLSTTPTTLDYFGGKVGYAAGPYGLGPRVPMLVVSPWSTGGYTCSETFDHTSIIRFMESRFGVQEPHITPWRRAVCGDLTSAFDFTRTNTQSAQLPPTAGYYPPDKNRHSDFLATAPAVGTMPRQEPGTKPTRPLRYAPYVDGAADTTAGTYRLTFSGGPSAGAQFYVTSANRTDAPWTYTTEPNKSIADTWNTKYSKTLTDLTVHGPNGFLRRFRSPGKTAVPEVTARHNATTGNLDLTLTNGTSTDATLTLTNAYAGQPLTVTVPKNSTVTRTVDLTGSSRWYDVTITSSSNTDFLRRLAGHVETGAAGVSDPGILTY
- a CDS encoding RNA polymerase sigma factor, whose protein sequence is MGAHPVRAVAAQPRGHGALTHVRSRTGLKKSPHAPRGGDVSYPTLGDGAVPLPSRPRTGSDHPPRRSPPVQTQTVTVPQDPSPAELGAAEQEPEVPPQRRRADPGGSGPSSDLFRQYLREIGRVPLLTAAEEVELARRVEAGLFAEEKLANTPDLDTLLALDLDRLVVLGRIAKRRLIEANLRLVVSVAKRYVGRGLTMLDLVQEGNLGLIRAVEKFDYARGYKFSTYATWWIRQAMSRALADQARTIRVPVHVVELINRVIRVQRRMLQERGYEPTAEEVAAQLDLAPERVGEVLRLAQEPVSLHAPVGEEEDVALGDLIEDGDAASPVESAAFLLLREHLEAVLSTLGERERKVVQLRYGLDDGRPRTLEEIGQLFGVTRERIRQIESKTLNKLRDHAYADQLRGYLD
- a CDS encoding ABC transporter ATP-binding protein; this translates as MAGPRMPMAGGGPDQRSMDFKGSGKRLLKQLAPERSSLWVMLVAGVLSVAASVVGPKILGRATDLIFAGVVGRQMPEGATKEQALAGLRAKGDSGMADMLSGVDFTPGQGIDFTAVGEVLGLVLVVYVLAGLLMLVSTRMSIKVINRTVYRMREDVQTKLARLPLSYFDKAKRGEVLSRATNDIDNISQTLQQSMGQLINSLLTIVGVLAMMFWISPLLALVALVTVPVSVVVATKIGKRSQPHFVQQWKSTGKLNAHVEEMYSGHTLVKVFGRQEESGKDFHEQNEALYEAGFKAQFNSGVMQPVMMFVSNLNYVLVAVVGGLRVASGSLSIGDVQAFIQYSRQFSMPLTQVASMANLVQSGVASAERIFELLDAEEQAPDTPVSEHPADLKGKVALEGVSFRYEADKPLIEDLSLAVEPGQTVAIVGPTGAGKTTLVNLLMRFYEVTGGRITLDGVDIAKMAREDLRAGIGMVLQDTWLFGGTIAENIAYGTTREVSRAEIEEAARAAHADRFIRTLPEGYDTVIDDEGAGVSAGEKQLITIARAFLSDPVILVLDEATSSVDTRTEVLIQKAMARLAHGRTSFVIAHRLSTIRDADVILVMENGSIVEQGTHGELLDSGGAYARLYAAQFAQAVAEVD
- a CDS encoding YtxH domain-containing protein gives rise to the protein MRYKLIFVAGLAVGFVIGTRAGREQYERMKKSAQAVAQNPAVRNAAESAAQTGRQVAGKALHAVGDQAQKIRSRRDHDGQFSVYEEDDWGTSNT
- a CDS encoding FGGY family carbohydrate kinase, which encodes MGIVAGLDSSSDSTRIVVCDADTGAVLRQGHAAHPVEPKATDVDPQAWLLSLGEAATGGLLEGVEAIGVAAQQHGLVPLDPQGALVRPALVGNDKRAQVAAADLVEGLGGRSAWAEAVGVVPHSGLPLAKLRWLARNEPEHAQRVAMLLQPHDWLVWQLLGRPARRTTDRGAASTTGYWSARGNTYRPDLVELALGHQAVLPEVLGPAEAAGTTPEGLLISAGTGETMAAALGLGLGTGDAVVSLGASGSVMAVHHEALSDPAGAITSYADATGMHLPVVHTSNAVRALRGTAELLGVESLDELSALALASTPGSSGLVLLPYLEGERTPSLPHTAGTLSGLRRESMKPEHLARASFEGMLCSLADAMDVLRGRGVEVRRVFLLGAAAGLPAVQAIAPALFGAQVVVPQPADYAALGAARQAAWALGVSRGTLTPTAPPAWQGAAAQVFEPGEDLAVGQAVRQQYVATREQIHPGAFGG
- a CDS encoding ABC transporter ATP-binding protein; the protein is MLIRLLRTHLRPYRKPIALLVVLQLLQTSATLYLPTLNADIIDNGVVNGDTGYILRFGALMIGVSVIQVVCNIGAVYFGARTASALGRDVRAAVFDRVQSFSSREVGHFGAPSLITRTTNDVQQVQMLVLMAFTLMVSAPIMCVGGIVMALGQDVPLSAVLLAVVPVLGIAVSLIVRKMRPLFRTMQTRLDTVNRVLREQISGNRVIRAFVKDDYERERFKGSNAELTEVSMSTGRLMALMFPTVMTVVNVSSIAVVWFGAHRIDSGGMEIGALTAFLAYLMQIVMAVMMATFMFMMVPRAEVCAERIEEVLATESSVVPPAAPVTTLRQRGHLEVRSADFRYPGAEESVLKDVGLVARPGETTAIIGSTGSGKSTLLGLVPRLFDVTGGEVLVDGVDVRELDPTLMARTVGLVPQKPYLFSGTVATNLRYGKPDATDEELWHALEVAQAADFVKKLEAGLNAPIAQGGTNVSGGQRQRLAIARTLVQRPEIYLFDDSFSALDYETDALLRAALSAETSDATVVIVAQRVSTIREADRIVVLDEGRVVGTGRHHELMAENETYREIVLSQLTEAEAA